The Kluyvera intermedia genome window below encodes:
- the cobD gene encoding threonine-phosphate decarboxylase CobD, producing the protein MSQLKSVHGGNTREAAALLGISPDQLLDFSANINPLGMPESIKQAIISQLSCAERYPDVDYAQLHEALAAHHEVPASWILAGNGETESIFTFAHGLKPRRAMVIAPGFAEYRRALDTLDCQVETFVLCEEDGWQLTDRILRALTAELDCLFLCTPNNPTGLLPERALLEAIADRCRTLDIALVLDEAFIDFIPGEPGFIPLLAQNPHIWVLRSLTKFYAIPGLRLGYLLNSNAQAVARLRQHQMPWSINAFAALAGEIALNDEAYQQATRRWLAQEGQRFYRLLGEIDGLTVYPGQANYLFLRCERPEIELQDALLQQHILIRSCANYPGLDGRYFRVAIRSNAENEQLLTALRQVLS; encoded by the coding sequence ATGTCGCAGCTAAAAAGTGTCCACGGCGGCAATACCCGCGAAGCGGCCGCGCTGTTGGGCATTTCTCCCGATCAACTGCTGGATTTCAGCGCTAATATCAATCCGTTAGGCATGCCGGAGAGCATCAAGCAGGCCATTATCAGCCAGCTTTCCTGCGCCGAGCGTTATCCCGATGTCGACTACGCGCAGCTTCACGAGGCGCTGGCTGCGCACCACGAGGTTCCAGCTTCGTGGATTCTGGCAGGTAACGGCGAAACGGAATCTATTTTTACCTTCGCTCACGGTTTGAAGCCGCGTCGGGCAATGGTTATTGCACCGGGCTTTGCCGAGTATCGCCGGGCGCTGGACACCCTCGACTGCCAGGTGGAAACTTTCGTCCTGTGCGAAGAAGACGGCTGGCAACTGACCGACCGCATTCTGCGCGCACTGACCGCTGAACTCGACTGTCTGTTTCTCTGCACGCCAAATAACCCGACCGGGCTGCTGCCTGAGCGGGCGCTACTGGAGGCGATTGCCGACCGCTGCCGGACGCTGGATATTGCGCTTGTGTTAGATGAAGCCTTTATCGACTTTATTCCCGGCGAGCCAGGCTTTATCCCGTTACTCGCGCAAAACCCGCATATCTGGGTACTGCGCTCGCTCACGAAGTTCTACGCCATCCCTGGCCTGCGATTGGGCTATTTGCTCAACAGTAACGCGCAGGCGGTTGCGCGTTTACGCCAGCATCAGATGCCGTGGTCAATCAATGCTTTTGCCGCGCTGGCAGGCGAGATTGCGCTAAACGATGAGGCCTACCAACAGGCAACGAGGCGCTGGCTGGCGCAGGAAGGTCAGCGATTTTATCGTCTGCTTGGCGAAATCGACGGCTTAACCGTTTACCCGGGACAAGCCAACTATCTGTTTCTGCGCTGTGAGCGGCCGGAGATTGAATTGCAGGACGCGCTGCTGCAACAGCATATTCTGATCCGCAGCTGCGCCAACTACCCGGGGCTGGACGGGCGCTACTTCCGCGTGGCGATTCGCAGCAACGCCGAGAACGAACAGCTGCTGACGGCGCTCCGTCAAGTGCTGAGCTGA
- a CDS encoding L-threonine kinase: MSVARCPGSCGEIIQGWILGSEKLISCPIDWYSTVEVCDGTPLPDERPLTRATVNALLAHFGYALSRSQALRVEVHSTIPVAKGMASSTADIAATAIATAHHLGHSLDESILATLCVSLEPTDSTLFRQLTLFDHHHARTQIACGPSPEFDLLVLESPVILRTADYHRLPREAALHANADVLQGAWEKVQTACASNSASLLGEAATLSAIASQALLPKPGFAALLSLVESCGLYGLNVAHSGSVVGLMLDRRHHDVEYLKWALGQKKLTDHWPKQHLLSAVPGGVQLST, translated from the coding sequence ATGAGCGTGGCGCGCTGTCCCGGCTCCTGCGGGGAAATTATTCAGGGCTGGATTCTGGGCAGTGAAAAGCTCATCTCTTGCCCGATAGACTGGTACAGCACGGTTGAAGTGTGCGACGGAACGCCGCTGCCTGATGAGCGGCCGCTCACCCGCGCGACGGTCAACGCGCTACTGGCGCACTTTGGCTATGCGCTATCACGAAGCCAGGCGCTGCGCGTTGAGGTACATTCGACGATTCCGGTTGCCAAAGGAATGGCCAGCAGCACCGCCGATATTGCCGCCACCGCCATTGCCACAGCGCATCACCTTGGCCATTCATTGGATGAATCAATTCTCGCTACGCTGTGTGTGTCGCTGGAACCGACGGACAGCACCCTGTTCCGTCAACTCACCCTGTTTGACCACCATCATGCTCGTACCCAAATTGCCTGTGGCCCCTCGCCTGAATTTGACCTGCTGGTGCTCGAAAGCCCGGTTATTCTGCGCACCGCTGATTATCATCGGCTCCCACGTGAGGCGGCATTACACGCCAATGCTGATGTCCTGCAAGGGGCGTGGGAAAAGGTACAGACCGCCTGCGCCAGCAATAGCGCAAGCTTATTGGGAGAGGCGGCAACGCTTAGCGCCATCGCCAGCCAGGCGCTATTGCCCAAGCCGGGTTTTGCTGCATTGTTGTCGCTAGTTGAGTCTTGCGGGCTATACGGGCTAAACGTGGCGCACAGCGGCAGCGTGGTCGGGCTGATGCTTGACCGTCGCCATCACGATGTGGAATACCTGAAGTGGGCACTGGGACAGAAAAAGCTCACCGACCACTGGCCGAAGCAGCACCTGTTAAGCGCGGTGCCGGGCGGGGTTCAGCTCAGCACTTGA
- a CDS encoding cobyrinate a,c-diamide synthase, which produces MAARQHAFVLAGTGSGCGKTTVTLGLLKLFQQRGLRVQPYKVGPDYLDTGWHTALCGVPSRNLDSFMLPTPILNALFCDHLQQADIAVIEGVMGLYDGYGTDPNYCSSAAMAKQLGCPVILLVDGKAVSTSIAATVMGFQHFDPSLNIAGVIVNRVNSDSHFQLLKSAIERYCTIPVLGYVPRVEGVALPERHLGLVTARESTVNAQPWQDFATTLERTLDIDALLSLSELSALPAGEWPTTPLAGEGLTLALADDEAFNFYYPDNLALLERAGVKIVRFSPLHDRELPTCQMIWLGGGYPELHARALAANTSMLTQLRAAHRRGVAIYAECGGLMYLGSTLEDAQGEIHAMVNVLPGDSKMGKRLTRFGYCEAEAQQQTLLAAPGEVLRGHEFHYSDFTPRLPAVMACRKTRDGATLQQWSGGWQCGNTFASYLHVHFAQRPAMLNHWFTAARRAQ; this is translated from the coding sequence ATGGCAGCCAGACAGCACGCATTTGTTCTTGCAGGTACCGGCAGCGGCTGTGGTAAAACCACGGTGACGCTGGGCTTGCTTAAACTGTTCCAGCAGCGCGGGCTGCGGGTTCAGCCGTACAAGGTTGGCCCTGACTATCTCGACACCGGCTGGCACACTGCGCTGTGCGGCGTCCCTTCGCGCAATCTCGACAGCTTTATGCTGCCCACCCCTATTCTCAACGCGCTATTTTGTGACCATTTGCAGCAGGCTGATATCGCCGTCATTGAAGGTGTGATGGGCCTGTACGACGGTTACGGCACTGACCCGAATTATTGCAGCAGCGCCGCGATGGCCAAACAGCTGGGTTGCCCGGTGATTTTGCTGGTCGACGGCAAAGCGGTATCGACATCAATTGCGGCAACGGTGATGGGCTTTCAGCACTTCGACCCCAGCCTTAATATTGCCGGGGTGATTGTTAATCGCGTCAACAGCGACAGTCACTTCCAGTTGCTGAAAAGCGCCATCGAGCGTTACTGCACCATTCCGGTACTGGGTTATGTCCCGCGCGTTGAGGGCGTAGCGCTGCCAGAGCGCCATCTTGGGCTGGTTACTGCCCGCGAATCAACGGTTAACGCCCAACCGTGGCAGGATTTTGCCACCACGCTTGAGCGCACGCTGGATATTGATGCGCTGCTTTCACTGAGTGAATTGAGTGCGTTACCAGCGGGCGAATGGCCGACGACTCCGCTTGCCGGTGAAGGCTTAACGCTGGCGCTCGCCGATGATGAAGCCTTCAACTTCTACTACCCGGACAACCTGGCGCTGCTGGAACGCGCGGGAGTGAAGATTGTGCGCTTTAGCCCGCTGCATGACCGTGAGCTTCCGACGTGCCAGATGATCTGGCTGGGCGGTGGCTACCCGGAATTACATGCCCGGGCGTTGGCTGCCAACACCTCCATGCTGACGCAACTGCGTGCAGCGCACCGGCGCGGCGTGGCGATCTACGCGGAATGCGGCGGCCTGATGTATCTCGGCAGCACGCTGGAAGATGCGCAAGGCGAAATCCATGCGATGGTCAATGTCCTTCCTGGCGACAGTAAAATGGGTAAACGGCTGACCCGCTTTGGCTACTGCGAAGCCGAGGCCCAACAGCAAACGTTGCTTGCCGCCCCCGGCGAGGTGCTGCGCGGACATGAATTTCACTACTCCGATTTTACCCCTCGGCTTCCGGCGGTGATGGCCTGTCGCAAAACTCGTGATGGTGCAACGCTCCAGCAGTGGAGCGGCGGCTGGCAGTGTGGCAACACCTTTGCCAGCTACCTGCACGTCCACTTCGCGCAACGTCCCGCGATGCTCAACCACTGGTTTACCGCGGCGAGGCGTGCCCAATGA
- the cbiB gene encoding adenosylcobinamide-phosphate synthase CbiB gives MTLLAWCLAWVLDFVIGDPQNWPHPVRWIGNLISIVQRWVRRICRSDRALRIGGGVMWLVVVGLTYGVTWGVLTLATKIHPWLGWGVEVWMIFTVLAGRCLARSAQDVERPLRDGNLAESRLKLSWIVGRDTSELQPEQINRAVVETVAENTVDGIIAPLFFLLLGGAPLAMAYKAVNTLDSMVGYKHEKYRAIGMVSARLDDVANFIPARLSWLLISAAAFLCRFDAVRALRIGWRDRRNHSSPNCAWSEAAVAGALGIRLGGPNAYFGERVEKPWIGDDHRAIAIDDISRTIRLMWVSSTLALLLFMAVRVWLMGVA, from the coding sequence ATGACGCTGCTTGCCTGGTGTCTGGCGTGGGTGCTCGATTTTGTTATCGGTGACCCGCAAAACTGGCCGCATCCGGTGCGCTGGATAGGCAACCTGATAAGCATCGTACAGCGCTGGGTGCGACGCATTTGCCGCAGCGATCGTGCGCTACGTATTGGCGGTGGAGTGATGTGGCTGGTGGTCGTTGGGCTGACCTATGGCGTCACGTGGGGCGTGTTGACGCTGGCCACAAAAATTCATCCGTGGCTGGGCTGGGGCGTAGAGGTGTGGATGATTTTCACCGTCCTTGCCGGGCGCTGTCTGGCGCGATCCGCACAGGATGTTGAGCGACCGCTGCGTGACGGCAACCTCGCTGAAAGCCGCCTCAAGCTGTCGTGGATTGTCGGTCGCGACACTTCCGAGCTTCAGCCAGAGCAGATTAACCGCGCGGTGGTAGAAACCGTGGCGGAAAACACCGTCGACGGCATTATCGCGCCGCTGTTCTTCCTGCTACTCGGCGGCGCGCCGCTGGCGATGGCTTACAAAGCGGTCAACACCCTCGATTCCATGGTCGGCTATAAGCACGAAAAATACCGCGCCATTGGCATGGTCAGCGCCAGATTGGACGATGTCGCCAACTTTATTCCCGCCCGCCTGAGCTGGCTACTTATCAGCGCCGCCGCCTTTCTCTGTCGCTTTGATGCGGTACGCGCGCTACGCATTGGCTGGCGCGATCGCCGCAACCACAGCAGCCCAAACTGCGCGTGGTCGGAAGCCGCGGTCGCCGGGGCGCTGGGCATTCGTCTGGGCGGCCCGAACGCCTATTTTGGCGAGCGCGTGGAAAAACCGTGGATCGGTGACGACCACCGCGCCATCGCCATTGATGATATTTCCCGAACGATTCGACTGATGTGGGTGTCGTCCACGCTGGCTCTGCTGCTGTTTATGGCAGTGAGAGTCTGGCTGATGGGCGTCGCCTGA
- a CDS encoding cobalt-precorrin-8 methylmutase, producing MNYIQQPQAIERKSFEIISDIIAETRPEYRFDSPLHEAIIKRVIHTTADFEWLDILWFAPDALARLTEALSRPCTLYTDTTMALSGINKNLLATFGGECRCYISDPRVVREAKAQGMTRSMAAVDIAVQEAGDKVFVFGNAPTALFRLLEHKGVEVGGVVGVPVGFVGAAESKDALSKSGLPGIAALGRKGGSNVAAAIVNAILYHLQAAQ from the coding sequence ATGAACTATATCCAGCAACCACAGGCTATCGAGCGTAAAAGCTTTGAGATCATTAGCGACATTATTGCCGAAACCCGCCCGGAATATCGCTTCGACAGCCCGCTGCACGAGGCCATTATCAAACGGGTTATCCATACCACCGCCGATTTTGAATGGCTGGATATTTTGTGGTTCGCGCCGGATGCATTGGCCCGTCTGACCGAGGCGCTAAGCCGCCCGTGTACGCTTTACACCGACACCACCATGGCGCTGTCCGGCATCAATAAAAATCTGCTGGCGACCTTCGGCGGCGAGTGTCGTTGCTACATCAGCGACCCGCGCGTGGTGCGCGAAGCCAAAGCGCAGGGTATGACCCGCTCGATGGCGGCGGTAGATATTGCAGTGCAAGAAGCTGGAGATAAGGTCTTTGTTTTCGGCAATGCGCCGACCGCACTGTTCCGTCTGCTGGAGCATAAAGGGGTGGAAGTGGGCGGTGTGGTTGGCGTTCCGGTCGGTTTTGTCGGCGCGGCGGAATCGAAAGACGCCCTGAGCAAAAGCGGTCTGCCGGGCATTGCGGCGCTCGGGCGTAAGGGCGGCAGCAACGTGGCCGCCGCCATCGTCAACGCCATTCTCTACCATTTGCAGGCCGCACAATGA